DNA from Megachile rotundata isolate GNS110a chromosome 8, iyMegRotu1, whole genome shotgun sequence:
CAAGGAAATACAGAATAATAAATTCAAGCGAATCGAGTTGATTTCTATAATTATACATCCGCTATTTTGAACTCTGTATTTtttctaaatccttagattttaaaatatattatataatctaattaaattgaacaaagtaataaaattaagcTAAAAGCTGCTTGCAAAAAATTGACGTGTTTTGGATATTCATtggttatatttaaaaattaattaattttatttgagaaaattcataaaattattagatATAAAATAGACGCAATAACTATTATTGCTCAAATAGAGCAATGCATAGAGCAAAAATGAGTCTTGAAATTCAAATGTGGAACATAAAAATCTATCAGAAATACCTATGGAATGTCACAGGTTTAATCTTTAATTTTGTTGATCAGTGCTATtagcatttttcaaaattcattttcttGTGTTATGGTGGTGGTTAAATTGTCATTTAAATTGTCATTTAATGGCTTGTGTTTTAATTCTATCACATATGATTAGACCCTGATTGTGTACCCGAAAAATGGTTCTGGCGGTATCTGTTACTCATAGTTACAACAGAATTTATGTACTTGTTTTATTGAATTAGTTTGCACTATACAGTGACATTGACATGATCGAGTTTTGATTTGCGAATCACATTTAACCACTATCCCCATTTTTCCAACATGGAACTGATATTGGCATATTTAATTATAGATAGGGACTAAGATGACCCCTCTCTTTTCCCTCCATATGTCATTTTAATTTTAGGGAACTTctttccaaaatttagaaaatttgtaaattattctttaaatttgtggttcttaaattccttaatttaaaaactctaaaatattcaatatttgtaattcttaagtttcttaatttttactttttcaaatccctaaatttttagattcttcaattcttcacttctgaaattataaaattgctaatTACTAAATcctgaagtttccaaatttccaaattctcaagcttcagaTTTtcttaataatgaaattttttaatttaaaaattctcaaatttctaaatttttaaaaagtaatcCAAAGATGATGGAATTTTTTGCTTTGTGTtggtacaataattttataactgcATTCTTTAGCAAGAGCAAGAGCTCTCCAATTTTTGGTAACTAAAGTATGTTCAAGAGGGTGAAGAAATAAGCAACACTTTTTTTTGTCTGTTAAAAAATGTTCGATATTATTATGATGTATTTGAAAGATAACATTACTTGAAAATATTGCACAAAATACTTAATTTAACAAAAGATTTGATCAGGGACTCACTTGTAAagtataaatcaataaaatataagaatagaAGAGACTCTTGGGCCTGTCAGATAGGTATGCGCATTTGCAAGTTAAACTGAGGCTCGATCTGCGCAGGTTGGGGAGCGCATGCGCAGATCATGCAGCAGATACTCTCGTGCAGATGAATCTACAAATAAATCTGgaagttatataaaaattgtgacaTAGATGTTCTAccattaaatgaaatatataaaaaatttatcactTCTTTTTTAATACTCTTCGACGTATTTTAGCTTTATCAAAACCGAAAAGTGACACCTAGGTTTCCTTAGAAGAAAAGAAAGCTTCAAGAATGAATAGAAAGAGTCTAAAAGACTCGTAGCTCTCCGACGGGCGGCACTAAATTCGCTCACACACTAACACacgaaaattctcaattttgcaaTCATAATAAATTCTCTTTCGCTGTagaatttttatgtataattttatatatgaatGATATGGCAAGTTCCAAGAAATTAGAGAGAAAACGTGGAAAGATCAGAAATAAAAAGGACTATGGAAACCTCGTAGATATTTTTAAAGAGGAGCGCACTaaattgaaattctttttaAGGTAAATGTTTAACGTTGTTATATAATTGTTTTGCAAATAAAGGAAGAATATTTTAGATCCAGATATTACCGTGCATGTGTGcttgataaatatttaaataaaactactgttatttcatttttatgaaaattacataaacaaatattattggaaataattctaaatattatttttcattttttggtaGAAAATCATGTTCCGATCGTTTGCAGATTATTCTGTACACAGAGTGTTTCGTAAAACAGACAATTTTTTTCGAAAAACTGAAGTAGAAATGTATAATAGAATTTTTGTACGTGAGACTCCGGTTtaggtaatattaattttgaaaacttaacTTTAGTATCTATATAGTTGAAAACTTAATTTTAGTATCTATATAGAAAACACAGGGTGTAAAGTGGATATTATCTACTTATCTACTATAATTATCTATTTTATCTCATTTTATTTAAACTGTCATCTAATTATCTGCTTTCTGATTTTTATCTGAATATCAATTATTATCTAAATTGTTATCTACTTATCTTTTTATCTAGATTAATAgaataaagatattaaaaattgatttcttttttttaaaacaTGTAATGAGATTCCATAATAAAAAGAATCGTTAAATAAATtgattttcacaaaaaaatgAGTCTTGTGCAAAAATTTGATTGTACATCGACAACTTTTTTATAGAATcgcagaatatggaaattttagtaaaaatatagatcgtgattaaattaatatagtGTATTAATGTGATCGaaccataaaaatatttaagtattgaaatttcgtatgtttaatattttctgcCTTATGTGAAAACAGAAATGGTGTTTCTATTGAAAACATTTCATGCCTAGAAGtttatatatgtacaaataattaaattatgaatatttatacataagaaataatttaataaaaaaactagtatttttaacttgttaattaagtaaaaaacctagtttaataaaaaatagttaCAAATGGAAAAATATTAAAGCTTAAGAAATACAGTACCTGATTTTTATGAATACATACTGCTTTTTAGAACAGCCCTTGTGAATGTTCTATTAGACATTTTACATTCAGtatttatttgaaacttgacTAAACTTAAGTATAAtgctataaatttatatttacttgtATAATCTGCAACTTGATTTTCgtgttatcaattttatatttttaattaaggaTATTAAAGGCATAACGTAGTCTTTTTCGCAtagttatttttgtaatttcatcCAAAAAAGACAGAGAAAGAATAGTTCttatcgattttctttcgttatTTGTTTATGTCGAAAACATGTATGTTGattaataaagttaataatataaatgagatataacattttattattatcctcattatttctaatacaagattaatttaaattaaactgtCGTTAATGTTATACGCATGTACCGTCACCAGCACGTTAGGTTCCCCtagaaaaaatgacaaaatcatTTAAACAAAGATAATAAtccgtataaataaatataacacatcactcaataaatctccggtctaactaaggaaaataaattttgttttagaaattccactttgtTCATCAATATACTCTCCTTCCAGTgttgatacattgattccaaagctcctctaacttttcaatgcCCTTTATGTAAAACGATTTTTCTTTGTCTCAAAATAAGCCTCAGTTGCCGTAATCACTTcctcatttgagccaaatttctctCCCTGGAGCATCTTTTTCGTAcctgcaaagagccagtagtcgctggggcCAAATCTGAGGTGTACGGTGGGTGGGGGAgtaattcaaaacgtaattcatacAAATTAACCAttgtgttcatcgacttgtgacacggcgcattgttttggtgaaacagcaaacgcggcacccactttgaaagcaatttgtaCATGCTCAAATTATCaggcaaaattgtgaagacactaccttctgatatcttcaaggcatcagctatctcacgcaATTTCAGTTTACGgtcttttaaaactattttgtagacattttttatgttttccggaacaactgctgattttgggcgaccagagcgttcagcatcatcggtgcttgtacgaccgcgtttaaattcagcataccagtcaatgatagttgatttccctggtgcagagtccccATAATGCTTATCAAACCACTGTtcggcttcaacagtatttttcccgatcaaaaaacagtgtttaatcaacacacgaaattcttttctatccattgtcttcaaaattacgaaactgcgTGTACTAAAACGattgtaacttctaaactaacggtcagaataccatgaaattttgacacgtactgtttgaaagTTAGTATTATCCGGAAATCACGTGGGTCTGTCAAGAGTGTCGCCATATAcgtgtcagaccggggacttattgagtgatgtgTTACAACTTACCTAAAAACTATGTATATCATACATAGTAATTTAACAaagataatatatttaataacattaatattttattttgtttctaacaggttaattaaacaaaattaaataagttaAAGCAATACAATTAacaaacattattaaaaatgatttaatataaTGCCATATTTATGCTTGCATGACGGAAACCAGTTTCTGTACACTTAGATTATTCTCTATTTTACACATGAATTTGATACCAATTCAAATTTTGCTCTATTCCTCTTAGGCACGACTTACGCGAGGCTATATGCTAGAATTGGATACGAAGCATAAACAGcactacaatgtgtgacaatgctgttctctacGCTAGTACATTGAAATGAAGtgtttgatgattaaattataatttttctcaaagatatgatacatatactttaactttgataatttacttttttacaaaattcacaaaatatgtaatttgcaaatgtttccaatatcgtattagtgcaaagaggtgctaCATGGCGCTTAAATTACTTGGCGttgccttttatttacatgtaatgtacttttgtggggttcgttaatactcttataaaacgtggtgaaggcaaaaaatGCGAATCAAAACATGAAAACAATCATTCGATTGAAGCGGTGAGCGAGCGAGGCAGTAGAGTGAGTCAGTATAGTTGTGCTATGTGACATACGTCATTCgggaaagccactatagtggaccgcgTACAAAAAGATGTCCGCGAAGGCCACTATAATGGCGCGTCGTGTCTAAGAGGATATTGGCATAATGTGTTAAACAAAGTTGGTAACTATTCAAAAAAAGGAAGTTCACCGATTTCgttgaccttgaaatattttgtcaagGACAATATTCTGCACAACTTCATCATTATCACAAATGCGGATTTTGAAACGACTTCATATTTCATATACAACATACTTAAAATTTCAATGCGACATATTTTACTACTAAATAtacacaatataaaataaatatacactgTTTCAAAGTGAAATTATCTGGATACACATTTTGCTAAGTTTCATAGGCAAACGAATAATATCGGCTATATATTGAAATATAGTATATCCGAGTGTGTTATAGTAGAGATAttctttaaaaagaaataaacggATGATATGGGGGATAAGTAGTAATAGAATACGCCATACTAAAATATAGTAAGTTCACTTATGAAAAACCCTTTATTTAGTAActatttgcaaaaaaatttgattttaataattaataactgttCTGTTATGATTACGTACTTAACAAagtattcaatttaatttttatcgattttgTTATCAGGTAGTTTGGTTATAATAAAACTAAAATTACACTTGAGATAGAATACAGGTAAGGTTAGGTTGAGTCAGTTTGTGGTTAGGTTATGGTTAAATTACTGAAGGATTAGATCACATTAGGATGAAGTTAagatgattaggttaggttagaattatGTCATCATTACaaatttgattataataagtAATTGCTGCTCTGTTATGATTAAGTAATTAACAAagtattcaatttaatttttatcgattttgTTATCAGTTAGAATTTGATTATAATAAAACTAAAATTACACTTGAGATAGAATataattaaggttaggttaagtcagTTTGTGGTTAGGTTGGGTATATTAAATTAGGTATATTACAGTTAAATTACTGTAGGATTAGAGCATGTTAAGATGAAGTTAAGGTGATTAAGTTAGGATTACATGaagattttgttaaattaaacaaatttatatataaattactgTTATGTtaagtaaatatataattagtttacGTTAAGGTTAAATCAGTGTTGGCTGAGGTTAAATTATAAGCGAAGTCATGTTAGGTTACAATCGAAGGTTATAATCATTAACTTCGATTAGGATACATAACTATCTTTTACAATTAGATCaataattcttttatatttgaaccgtttattttgaaaatgttataaatCCATTTGTACAAGTATACATTATTTCAGTTAAATCACCTtgaacaaatttgtataatcaaattaCATATTGATCAATCACtaaaaaaaattgctgaatagccagtcttgatataattaacctatattttttcattgacaTATAACctttaattttgtcaaaataaatgaaaatgaactgtacgactttcaaaataaacaatacATTTAATCAACATATATGTTTCTTTTTATAACAACTTTTTACTACAAATTAAGTAACCCAAACTAATTCTTCACAGTACCACACAATACAATAAaccttgacaaaatatttaaaattcatcgAAATCGAACGACTCTTCCttttcatgaatatttaacTTCTTTCCAatcgatacaaatttccaattttcctcctGTAAATTTCGCTTGAATTTTTGAGCGTGCTTTCAATACAGCTCGACCGCTGTAGTTCTGAATTTGTGTTATACCAGATACCGTTTCTGCTTTTtacgaaacaccctgtacaataTTATTTCATCATGACACGTGCTTAATTTACCCATTTAATTTCTGGCATTAACAATGACGTAGGCGGCGTTGGGTCAGGGTATGCGGAGGGATCCGTGTGCTGTTTGTGGACTTCCGGTTTTCCTAGCGGAAAAGCTGGTACTCGGCCATGTCGCTTATCACCGTACTTGTTTCCGTTGTGCTCGATGCAACAATCAATTAACACTTGGTAATTACTACGAGACCGAAAAAGGACAATATTGCTGCGAAACGTGCCCCGACGAGGAACCACCGTCGCCCACCATGCAAAACTATAGCGACATACCCAATGGGAACCAACCGGATGAGGTCGTTGAATCATTCGGCAACGAGGAAAACGCGAACGCACAAACGTTCGATAGTCGTACTAGAAAGTTAGAGCCCGATGATTTTTCCGTTCCTGATATTATAGCGCAAACGTCTCGATTAAGATTGAATTTCATGTCGAATCATCTGCTTTCAAGCCAAGGTGAGATAACGTTTTAATTCAAGCTACACAGATTCTGTAgaatattaagaaattatgTATTGTGGATTATGGTTTCAAGCACTGGAGGTCAAAGTTTTTGTTTCTATTTACTTTACATTTTGATCAAATGAAATAGATCTCAAAGTCTGCTTTTGTTTTCAACGTAAACATACCTCTGAATCATAATCGTTatattagagatttagaaaatttccagcaatttattaattttatagttaaCACAGTATGATGTGAAGTACTTCTGTAAAGTCCTTTATTATCTTACCACCCTATAGACAAAAGATTCGAGCGATTTTAAGAAagattttttatgaattttgaaacaGACACGGCAAGTGGCGTTGATTCTAAAAGCTGGATTAACGATCAGCATCGAACAGAGAGGAGAACGCCTGTTTCCGAACGATTGGAATTTCAATCCAGAAGAAACAAAGATTCGTTCCATGATGAAAGAAGCAGTGCGAATGTCGCTTCCGCACAATTAAGATCTCATTTCAAGAGCAACGGAAGCTCACTTGATGATGAGGATTCCAACGAAGAGATGAatcgaaattttacaaaaaagtacTCTACCTATGAAGAGATTGTCGACAGTGATGAAGAAGTAAGTGCTGCCTCGAGTAACGAAATTATTAAAGATAAGTTTGTTAATTCGCTTACTGAAATCAATACTGCCGACGAACCGGTGACAGACAAAAGTGATGACGGACAGAAGCATTCAGACACTGAAAACTGCCATTCCCTGGTACAAGCTAGACTTAGGTTATTTGAAAATGCGAAAGATAACAGTGGGAAAAGAGAGGATCAACGGACTGAAATATCAAGACGTAAAGCACAATATAAGGAGCACAAAGTACAGAGAAAAGACTCGAAAGGTTTAGATACTGCAGGAGTAGAAAAACTCGCTGGCGAGGTGAAGGCTGAAAGTAGTTTGGTAACTGCTGTCAGCGAACCTCCAGATGTTACAAGTTCCAATAAACCAACTTCCTCTAAAATCAGTGAACCGATTGCTAATCAAATGAATATTTCAGAAGACATTACTGATAATTCTGACAAACAGACTGAAAATCCAATAATTGATTTTCCaaaattacatttacaaatgAAACCCACAGATAAAGGAAGTAACGAAAATTTAGTATCAGCTGTTGCAAGCGAAACTGATTCAGTGAAGCCTTCATCTACTGTCACTGAAGAAGATTATCCAGAAGATCTAAATCCTTTCAAAAGTGATGAGGAGGAAAATTCTGATGTAAATTCAATAACCAGTCCTTTACAAGCTGCTAAAAATTCTACCAATCCATTTGAGAGCGAAGAGGCCTTAGAAGAGGAGTTGCAGCAAAAGAAGGAACAACTTGTGATACCAAAACCAGCTACTAGAAATAATGTTGATCCCACAATTAAATCTCAATCTCAAGAGGAAATATCAACGAAAATACGTTTAATTGCACCTCAGATTAACCTGAATCCCTTTTGGAGCGATGATGATGATCCAGAGAGTGATTCAGAGTGTAAAGCGAAAGTACAAGAGGCTAAGCCAGTTCCTAAACCACGAACAACTAGGTATGGGTATGAATAAAATTTAGGTACATAAAAtgagataaaataataaataataaagagtATTTAGACCAATGCTCATTGAGATACTCTATAGTAAATTTAATAGCTTCAAATAGGATCACAGACTGAAACAACTTGTTTAACTTGTAGAAACATTCATGAGACAGGAGTAAGTGGATTAAAGTCAGATCAGAATCACAGCAGTTTGAACATATCAAGTAGTTCATTGGAGACAGCAAGCACATCTGGAACAACTTGTCGGAAAAAGAAACAAGCACCATTACCACCTAACAGGAAGGACCATAGTCTTCCTAATCTGCCTCTGGTAACCAAACTACATACTAGTTTTAATATGTGTCACATAATTGACAGATCTGATTTTCATGtacttaaatttaacaatttagcttTTAGCATTTAACAACTTAGGTGAGTAGCATGATCGTTactcacctaacctaacctaatctaaccaatTTACTTAACAAGATAGTGGGTTAATAAAAGAAAACTACTGTCATTTTTCTTCCAATGTTTCAACCTTTTATATGGAGTATCTTCAGGCAAACAACTCCTGTAATGATATTACTTTTTGGACATTAATAGAATCATAGTGTACAAAAACATTGTGAAAAAGAGAAATAGTAGTTCCTTTCATTAACTTACTACCCTATTCATATAAATTCATTAATCTTTTCACATctaatgtttataatataattataaattaatgtgaaaatttatttctttattcattttcttcttttctacTAAACAGAGTCACACATTCTTCAGTAAATGAAACAGTTACATGAAAGTGtagtatttaattaaatagttaatattttaattttagactTCATCACCGAATGTAATATGCAAAACACGGAAAATAAAACCGGCCCCGCCTCCGCCAATACAAACTAGCAGTCCATGTAATACGAGCATTGACCCAGTTTTAAGTTGCGACGAATCACCCATATGTAACTCAAGAAATGCAAGCAGAAGAAATAACGTATGGGAGGATGAAAAGATTAGTAAAGATGCGGCAAACAGAAATAGACAAAGTTTCACGCACACTCCATGTAAAGAGGGACTCAGTGATAAATCTTTTATAGACAAGAGTACAGAAGGAAAATGGAAGAGGAAGAAAGGACCTGCTCCACCTTGCCCAATGCCATTgaaaagaaaagtaaattttaatgtattctATATCagcaaaattgtgaaattacatTTAGTAAAGTTGCACATGTTTGCATTTAGAAATTAGCTAAAATACAAATCAtgtaagaaataatttattaggaAACTATTACTTAGGAAACCGTTATAGTATATttcaaagatattaaaaaatactagaaatataagaatcaaaaagtagagtaatacagagatataggaatttaaagatttataaatttaaatatttacatactgTGTATTGTAGATAAAAGTAATGTCTCTCAAAGACGTTAAACTGGAATTGGATGAAATAGAGTTACAGCAACAAGGTTTAGAGAAACAAGGTGTGCGATTAGAACAACTGATTAGAAGTAAATGCGAATCTGATTCCAAACCTGAtggtaattatatttaaattataattgtaattgataAAACTATATTTTCGTTATTCAAACTCCGTGGTAGGTCGGACATTATACGAAGAAGTAACCGGAAATAACGCTAAAAATTTCAGATGTTTCCCTTGGAACGGATGTGGAGGAGTTAGTTCTGGAATTGTTTGCTTTggtaaatgaaaaaaatgaactATTCAGGCGACAAGCTGAATTGATGTTACTTCGAAGACAGCAGAGGTTAGAGGAAGAACATGTTGAAGTAGAATATCAAATTCGGTGCTTAATGTCGCAACAAGAATCCATGAAAACAGATTTTGATAAGCAAAGAGAAGAAGCATTAATAAAAAGGTACATATAAATTTACATCTACGCTtaatgatatataataataactatTAAATTCACAGTTTACCATgataaatttttagtaataattttgatgatcaaataattaaatagggACAAGTGCAAATatctatataaaattacaaaatgtagtttaaatattttatttttaatagactGGTGGAAATTGTCGAGAGGAGAAACGAGATCGTAGATTGCTTAGAAATGGACCGTCGTAGAGAAATAGAAGAGGATAAAagtatacataaacatatggaTCTATTTGctggtaaataaaatattcattgtcaatatttattaatgtataagaaaataatatatttactgCTGTTTTTCAGTCAAGAAtaagaatgaaatattaaataaggaATCCAATCATGTTCCAAAATCGAAACAAAAGGAAAGTAAATCAAGTAAATCAAAGGAAAAGAAGTTAAAGAAGATACTTAAGAAAGATATCGATAAAGATATAGACGAAATTGAATTCAAACTTAAACGCCATAATAAACGAAAGTGGTTCtaggttataataattacttacACAAATCCTGccgtttttgtataattgtacaGTGTTTTTTTACTTGTACTGTCTCGAATAAGTTTCATTCGAATGTTTCCTATATTGCAATTCCTATACAAATTACGTATATAGTAATATTACAGTTAATAATAATGTTTTGTAATGTTATATTTCTGGAGCGCATTTAGGAAATATCTTTTTATAAcagatgtatgtattttttacatGTAACATTGTAATCGTCGTAAAGTATTATGCctaatattttgtaatagttGTATAATAGTACGCGAATAATAACAAGTTATGTTTAAAAAGgtgtttcattaatttcatgTAATTAAAACACAGAATATTTATATTAGATGATTCTCAACTGTACAACGAAACATCCTGATATGAGTTTAAGTGGAACACAATTTATATTACGAAAAGCTTAAAAGCATTAACATTATAGTTTTTATTCGACATCTTCCTTTTAAAATATGCATTTACTCCAAAGTTTTTTCTGTTATAAAAATTGCTATTATAAAAAATACCTACAgtagcaaaaatattaaaatgggatgaaatataattgtaatacaTATTCAAAAATGTTTAGTTAACTTAATGGTGTGTATATTTCACTTTAGTTATGTCATTTTTACAACGCATTGATCAAACATGAATCTACTGTATACTCTTCACTTAAAAACTCGTATTGATCAAACTCTCGTTGTATCTCATATTGTATCCTTCACTTAAAAGGTACTTCATGCATTATTACAATTCGTTGAACTGTTATAAGTGTATCATAAATAACATCACATTACACGtcgttaattaaatattattaccgaATATATAAATAAGATTAAACAGAAATGATGAAAAGAAGAAAACGCAAAAGTGATAAATTTGCTCGAATGAGCGAAGAAGAACGCGCTCGGTATATGCAACATCGTGCTGAATATGAATTAGAAACAAAAAGGCGTAAACAACAATTAATTGCTATTTTCACTAAAGTATTAAACTatttattgattataattagattttatttaataactttagTAAGTTAACATGTGAATGAATTATTATAGAACAAATTGAAACGGGAAGGAGTTTTTTCCAAATTAAATGAtgctaaaattaatgaaaaatggaGATATATTTTGCGACAAACAAAACGTACAGAACTTTTTGAAGATATAAAACATGTTTGTGAAACTTTTGAAAGAGCAGTGAACGTaaagaatgaaacaatcacTTGTTTATATAAAGACTTAAAAACTGCGGATGTGGATCATAGGAAACTTCATGAAAGCCatactatattaattaataacataattggtatttttaaaaatatgtaattttaactCTGTAATATACTCTTTATAAAGCTCTAATCATAATTCATTTTCTTCCTACAATATGCaggaaaatttaaagaaaaattaaaaatattacatgatatgtacaatttaaacaat
Protein-coding regions in this window:
- the MICAL-like gene encoding MICAL-like protein isoform X3, with amino-acid sequence MRRDPCAVCGLPVFLAEKLVLGHVAYHRTCFRCARCNNQLTLGNYYETEKGQYCCETCPDEEPPSPTMQNYSDIPNGNQPDEVVESFGNEENANAQTFDSRTRKLEPDDFSVPDIIAQTSRLRLNFMSNHLLSSQDTASGVDSKSWINDQHRTERRTPVSERLEFQSRRNKDSFHDERSSANVASAQLRSHFKSNGSSLDDEDSNEEMNRNFTKKYSTYEEIVDSDEEVSAASSNEIIKDKFVNSLTEINTADEPVTDKSDDGQKHSDTENCHSLVQARLRLFENAKDNSGKREDQRTEISRRKAQYKEHKVQRKDSKGLDTAGVEKLAGEVKAESSLVTAVSEPPDVTSSNKPTSSKISEPIANQMNISEDITDNSDKQTENPIIDFPKLHLQMKPTDKGSNENLVSAVASETDSVKPSSTVTEEDYPEDLNPFKSDEEENSDVNSITSPLQAAKNSTNPFESEEALEEELQQKKEQLVIPKPATRNNVDPTIKSQSQEEISTKIRLIAPQINLNPFWSDDDDPESDSECKAKVQEAKPVPKPRTTRNIHETGVSGLKSDQNHSSLNISSSSLETASTSGTTCRKKKQAPLPPNRKDHSLPNLPLTSSPNVICKTRKIKPAPPPPIQTSSPCNTSIDPVLSCDESPICNSRNASRRNNVWEDEKISKDAANRNRQSFTHTPCKEGLSDKSFIDKSTEGKWKRKKGPAPPCPMPLKRKIKVMSLKDVKLELDEIELQQQGLEKQGVRLEQLIRSKCESDSKPDDVSLGTDVEELVLELFALVNEKNELFRRQAELMLLRRQQRLEEEHVEVEYQIRCLMSQQESMKTDFDKQREEALIKRLVEIVERRNEIVDCLEMDRRREIEEDKSIHKHMDLFAVKNKNEILNKESNHVPKSKQKESKSSKSKEKKLKKILKKDIDKDIDEIEFKLKRHNKRKWF